From the Lactuca sativa cultivar Salinas chromosome 9, Lsat_Salinas_v11, whole genome shotgun sequence genome, the window AAACTTACATTTAGGTCCCTGTCAAGTTCAAATCCAACAGATTTGCAGTCATTGTCACACAAAAGCTTGAGTTAGAATCAGAACGACCTTACCTTCTTTGTGCACCCATAAAACTTTCTTCCGGGGTTGTCGTCGGTCCATGATGTTAGTATAACACTTGGTTGCCCGCAATTACATTTCATCATTGTTGATTTTTTGGCCATTAAAGAAACGATAGATGAAATGAGAGAACAAACGTAGAGGAAGAAAAGGGGGATGCACTAATCTAGGGTTTTTAAAGGATGAATAAGTAAAATGATGGAAATACCCCTCAACGTGCAAGGCACGTGGGGGTTTTAACTCCAAAATCAAACGGAAGGTTAGATGAGGGACCAGGCGTGCACTAAACCAAACTATTAAGGATTGACAGGGTTAAAAATGGAATTAGGGACTAGGCGCGTAACAaacaccaaaccatagggaccattcgtgtaatttgtcCGATTATAAAGTCATTCAAGAGTCCAAAACATGCCTAAAGTGTGGAAGACCATCTGGTTCTAAGGATAAGAACCCATGAAAAATAAGAGGAGTATAAAATGCACTAGATCACGAGGAAAGTATTCATGGAGAAACACAAAACATCACAGTTCCCCTAGGAGAGGAAGATGTTGTATCTTCTGGATGTTGTTACAGCTTAGTTGTATGGATTACTTGATAGTGATATCTATGTGAACAACCCTAAAGGATTTAAAATGTCTGAAGCATTAAAtgcaaaaccaaaaaaaaatgtaTTCTATAAAATTACAAATATCTTTGTATGGGCTAAAGGAATCTGGATGCATGTGGTACAATTGATTAAGCGATTATTTGCAAGTAAaggttataaaaataacactatttgtCCATGCGTATTTATTAAGAAAACAACATCTGGTTATGTGATCATAGTTATCTATAGTGATGATCTAAATATCACTGGAACGAATAAAGAAATCCTTGAAGTGATAGAACTTTTAAAGAATGAATTTGAAATGGAAGACCTTAGAAAAACCAATCCTTTAACCACCCCAATGGTTGTTAGATCATTAAATATAGAAAAATATCTATTTCGCCCATGCAAAGAAATGAAGAAGTTCTTAGTCTAAAAGTACCATATCTAAATGCAATTGGGGTTCTTATGTATCTTACAAATTATACTAGATTCGAGATTTCTTTCGTTGTAAACTTGTTACCAGGGTTTAATTCATACCCAACAAGAAGACATTGGAATGTGATCAAGCATATTTTTCGATACCTTATAGGAGCTACAAATTTAGGGTTATTTTTTCTTAACAATTCAAAACAAGGCTTGTTTGGTTATGCAGATGCATGCTATTTATCTGACCCTCATAAACCTAGGTCTAAGACTGGATACATATTAATGAACGGAGGTACCGCAATTTCCCGGCGTTCTCAAAAGCAAACACTTGTTGCCACATCCTGAAATCATGCTGAAGTAATTGAACTAAATGAAGCTAATAGAGAATGCACATTGTTAAGATTGATGAGAGAACTCATTTTGCCTTCATGTGGATTGGATAATGATAAATGTCCATCTTTAATTTATGAAGATAACTCAACATGTGTTACTCAAATTAAAGAAGGATATATCAATAGCACGATGACAAAACATATACCTCTAAAGTTTTTTGAGTACATTGAAGAGATTATAAAATATCAAAGGTCGAGATATAATATGTTCAATCGAAAAAAAATGCATCAGATCTCTTCATGAAAGCACGTCCTACTTCAATCTTCAGAAAACATGTGCATGACATCAAAATATGAGATGTGCATAGCATATAATGTTACAAATGTCTGAATATGGGGAATCAACTATACACTACACTCTTTCTTTCTTTCACTAGAGTTTTTTCCCACTGAGTTTTCTTTAGCAAAGTGACAATGCTTTAAGGTTGAACTTACATTAGAAAAATTGTCATCCAATAGGGATTGTTATAAAATCTATCAAAATTATTAAGAGTAGACAAAGCATGTACATGAACAATTTTCATCATTTGAGTAATTTCTACCTATTGAATTACTATTTTAATGATGTATGAATATATTCGTATGTAGTATATATATACCCATCAAATATGAAAATAAAGACATGCCATCTTGATTACACATCTGATTCATTCTTTCATAATGTTTTAATATTGTTTTAATTACATCGAGAATTTATAATACAGAAACATACACCCTTGAAGTAACAGATGTAAACAAACTAACTAACACGCAGAGCCGTTCCAAACATATTTTGGGTTCAGGACGAAAGAAAAAAATGAGCCCTTAAAATACATAAATGTCATTAAGTTTTTCATAATAACTTAAAAATTAGAAGAAAAATACTTGTCCCTATCGTCCACCCTCTGAGATGGGCCTCCTAACACGTGACTAACTGCTTGTGTAACAGAAAATAACTATCAGTAATGTGAATTCCTATAATACCCTCTTCATACTTTACTATAAAGAACTTTTGAAAGATCGAGGAACAAGGTACGTGATGGGCCAGTGTTAGCAGTTAAAAGTGGCAATCTGGATTTCTCTTTATACATTCATTTaatacatgtttttaaaatataCATGTATTATTACCCAATCTGGAATTTGTTTTTCACGACATGTTTACAAAATTTATTAAAGAACTGATTTATAATCCTTATTGTTTTTACATTGTATCTCATTGGTTCAAATCACGAGGGAGGATAATCAATCAACTCCTCTTAAATCAAAAAGAatacatatatacacacactaaATGATCTAAAAGCTCCATAAAGACTCATCAGCACAAAACTCCACGTCTTCCCCATAATCACCATACCCCACCGTTTGAGGAGGCGCAACCATCAGTCCCTCCGCCATGCTGGCAAAAAACTCCGGCATCTCAAAAACATCATCTTCATCCACGTAAAACAGAATTTCCGGCAACTCCACCGTTTCCAAAATCTCCACCGCATCCTCCGTATATCTAAATGCCTCCGCCGCTTCTGCAGCGGCCTTTTGTATATCTACAATACTGCTAGACTTCGGGACCGGCAGCCGCCACACAGAGTCCGCAAAATTCAAACACGCCCGTCGTCCCCTGAAGGCAAACGCCGCCACATCATGAGCTCTTGCTGCCATTACAGCAGTAGGATGAGTCCCTAACCACACCCTCAACTTATTGTTCGGCTCTCTTAACTCACAAACCCACTTCCCGTTATCCCTCATTCTCACTCCTCGGTAAACTGGGTGTCGAGTCTCCCTAAACTTCTTCCTTCCGGCCTTCTTCTTCGGGTTCAGTGAAGCCAGCATCACTTCTGATTCTGCAGCGGCGTTCAATACGGCGGTTGTGCTGCAGTTTGAGGTCAAAATGCGTACTAAGGGAATACTTTCCGATAATAATGCATCCATTTGTTTGCAGGTTATGAGTGAAGGAATGGTTTGTTGGTTGTAGTTGTGAATGAATTTATGTGATTCAGATGCATATATAGACATTTGTGGAGTGTGTGGAGTGTGTGGACTGTGATGGTGAGGTTAGAGACGATGTGGAGGAAGACTGTAGAAGACAGGAGGCCCATAATAGTTTAGTTTGTTTTTCACGCGGAGATATTTTGCATATATAGtgaattacaaatttggtccctcAAGTATTGCATAAATACGGATTGAGTCATATAGATATAACTGTTGTCATGGAAGTAGAAAGGAGTTTTGGTAAAacaaaatatacattttatattCGCCCTCTCCTTTTGTTTcttgaatttttattttatttaaataaaattactTCGTAACCTGTTAAAATAGTCTTTTGTGTTGTTATTTTTATGTTCCAAAAATATTTACTTTTACCAATATTTAAGTTTGTTTGGATTTTAGTGATTAAATTCGATTACATTCCTTTAATCCGTTAAATCCTTGTCAAagtaattattttgtttttctattttctaTTTTGTATTATTAGAATAAATTCTAGTTTTAGCCCCGTGATTTTATAATAATCTGCAAGTTTAAGACCAAGTTTtcaaaaattaatatatttttatgttgtttCCAAAAGTTGTAATGTTGGGGCTACGATGTTAGGGAAAATGATCCAAAATGATAATCAATAACATCAAATTTACCTATTATGTCACTAGAGTTTTAACTGCATCCAAATAACCAATAAACTTTTGTTTTTGGTTTTATTATACAATTGATACAGTGATAACATGTTATTAATCCATATAGAGTTCAGATCACCGGTTGTGTACACATACTTGATGCTGAAAAGAAAAGTCTGTTGGTCAATTGGATACAATTATATAAATTTAATgagttaaaaacaaaaaaaaaaatgttattggtTGCCATTTTATGCCATTTTCATAGAACGTATTAAAAAACTTTTAAACACCATTTATATATCCAAAGCTTTCGATTTTGCCTCAATTTATTTGGCTCAAAAATTTTCGGACCAACAAAAAGACCATTAAGATCTTTTTTAAtgataatttttcattttctctCACTTCATTGTTAAAATCATATAACTATTTCTAAGGCTTAACAATTTATATGAAAATGATTGTTTAGGAAAAGAAATAATGtaataaacaaaatattttttaatatctttgaatataTAATGCttaattagaaatagttataTGGCTTTAACAATGAAGTTAAAAATGAATTGAAAAATCCTCGATGAAAGAGATCTTAATTATCTTATGGTTGGTTTGAAAATTTTTTAGACAAGTAAGTTATAGCAAAATCGAAGATTTTGGTTATATAAATAGTGTTTAAAAGTTTTCTaatattttttatgaaaatttcATAAAATGGCGACCAATAACATTTTATTTGCTCTTTAGGTTACTAAACTTATATAATTATATCTAATTCACCAACAAAATTTACTTTTCGGTTGTATTATACCATCGATTGTGTGGACATAAGAGGTGACTTAGACCTCATGTGGGTTGGTAACTACCTATCATCGGTATTAATGGTATAACATCCTTGGCAACACCCGAAATGGCCCGATATATCGGGAACCCATATTCCCATCTTCCTGAAGTGGATCACATGCTGAAAACCTAGagtccttgccaaaacacaatcATGGATCATACGCGGCTGCCCATAATTCTCTGCTGGAGAAGAGATTATATATTCTTTCAAGGGAAACTCATTCAATGACTAAATTTTCAGGGATCACACGGACAACGGGAGGCAAACTGGGAGCAGAACCCTTTTTGTGCTGACAGGATAATGCTTCCTTCAGCTCCCAAATCCACATACTATAACAGTCGGTTGCTACCGCATAACCACAAACACCTATGACTGGCCCGATCAGCCTCAGGCTAGAATATCAATAAGTCGAATCTAATCAACCACCAGATTGAAATTCTCAGGGTTTGtcggcctaccgcctcaaccctaccgctccTCCTGGCCTCCGTGCCTATGACTTACCGTCGACCCGCACCggatatcttggcctactgcTGCCACCCTACTGCTTCTCTTGAGTCTTCGTGCATACGACTTACAGTCGGCCcacaccgggtatcttggcctgcttcatagagcaggaccgcctcaaccctccCAACACGATGTGTTGCCATAGATAAACAGAAGAAATATCTAACCCAGTTCTCAGAACCTAAAAGACAGGGACGCTCTAACCCAACAACCCTCAACTTCCCAATGATGACATTATACCCTTCGCCTGCAACTCGCAATTCACCCCACAAACCAAAAGGTTCCCCTATTTACCTCATTTACCTCCAAAGTTCATGCCTCACATGGATACACTTGCGATCCCCAACGCAAGTTTCCACTATAAGCCATCCTGAAATGGCCGTCCATAAATCCACCCCAAGTTTATGACtgaaactaccacatatcatgtAGAAAAGATCCTCAAATAGGTCGATAGTGAACCTTTCACAATCTGAATCCATATGATACACCAGAACCTTAGTATAACCTTTGACTATCTACCATGTCATTACCAATCTCCAGAGCGACTAAAGAAGATGATCAACCAAGAACTTCTGCATTACATTTGATCCCTAACAACAACTTGCGAACATACACGAATAAAGGGAAAACATTCCACGGATTACTCCCCGCATTCCTTACTGCTTTCTTTATCCAACCAACGAATTTACGACTCGCCAGGCCCCCACCAACGCGTCAATCCCGATAACACCAGAAGACACAAGTAGAAGGAATGAATCTTTAAGATCATTAGGCCCATAGCCTGTGACTTGAACGCTTCTAATAACCTATCGATGTCGCCATCTTCTTATCAGTGGCCCAATCCTTCGGGCATGAAGGTACCCACCTTCCTCCATTGCCCAAGAGGCCTAATCAGCGTTCTTCACATCACCAAACAAGCCTCGCAGTACTGAAACTCTACCACACATGATTCCCTTTTGGAACAAGTTGCTACTCAAGAGTTTCCAGGCTTTGCTACATGACCATCGAAAGTCCCTAAGGGCACTCTATAGGTGATAACCCGCAGGTACGAAATGTACAATTCCACTGGTTATTATCACAAAGCATCATGCTCAATACTAGAACATAGTTCTAACAAGATACATacaaagtcttcagcatgactagaccgcctcaccgggccttcagcctatatgGACCACTCTCAAAACCTTCAGCATGTATGGATCGCCTCTCTgggccttcagcatgtctggaccgttctcaggGCCTTCGACTTGACTGGTACGCCCTgttggccttcagtctattcggGCCGCCTAGGTCTATTGAGCAAAACCCTGAACCCATCCTGCTACCTTGTTCATAAATAACCAGCTCTTTTCCACGCGGGGTTCGAACTCTTGATCCAATTTGCAGACTATAATCTTGACCTAACCATACACGTAATTCGAGCCAAAGCCCAATGCTACCTTGAACACCTACAGATACACTTGAAAAAAAATCGCCTCCATGTGTGTACTTGTGGAAACTCTTGACCTCATGTTGATCGCCCACCCTCTATAGAAACCGTTATTCGGATAATAACAGACAAAACCCTCAATGGCTGATGCTCCATCTGATAattcccaattctcccccacttgagacACTAACCACTGCCTATTGGTGGTGAAACCAAAAGACAACATAACCGTCCCAACCAGGTATCACCATAGTTAACCATGGAATGATTAACCCTATAATGAATAACCGACGTAGAACAATCCTCTCGACACGGAGCAACCGAACTTCAAGAGAAACCTAAATCCCAGCTGGATACTTCTTAATTTCCAAATACAACTTTTGACCATGGAATGGTGATTCTTTACCCTCACTTGTCATCCTCAAATGCATCCCTGGATCCTAACCATCTACAACCCTTCGATACTAAATTCCCCTGACCCTCCGATGTCCTAGCGTCTTATGTAGAAGGCAAATGAAAGTTCACAATATAATCATAAACAGTAAGATAAGAGGTAAAGACATACCAGTCGCCACATTAGGTGTTGTCCTGGCCTCCTCAGAAGTAAGCTGGGAAACACGTACCCGAGCCTTCCGGAGCACTGCCCTACCCTGACTTCTGTCAGCAATCCTCAAGGTAGTCGGCACTGGAGCCAGCACTGGCCTAGCAGCTAGAAGGGAACACTAGGCCTTCACATGGCCCACCTGATTGAAATGGTAACAAAGTCTGACACCATAACCTGGAGTTTTTTGTCTACAATCCTTCACGATGTGAccatccttgccacatttgtggcatcctGAAGAAGATCGGGGAACCCCACCATGCGCctttccacacttcccacaagtgcgaacCCTCTGACTCTCCTGCCTGGAATCAGCGTCCCTAAACCGTTTCGGTGCAGGTTGTGATTGCACCGGGGACTGTCTCCGCTCCCTTAACTAAAGCTCAATCTTTGTCTCACGCCGCTTGGCGGCCTCATGTAGCTCTAACAATGTGTCACAACGTTGAGTGGAGATGAACTGTCGGAtatccatcttgagcatgctcaaataacgagtcatctgagcctgctcg encodes:
- the LOC111901703 gene encoding dehydration-responsive element-binding protein 1B, producing MSIYASESHKFIHNYNQQTIPSLITCKQMDALLSESIPLVRILTSNCSTTAVLNAAAESEVMLASLNPKKKAGRKKFRETRHPVYRGVRMRDNGKWVCELREPNNKLRVWLGTHPTAVMAARAHDVAAFAFRGRRACLNFADSVWRLPVPKSSSIVDIQKAAAEAAEAFRYTEDAVEILETVELPEILFYVDEDDVFEMPEFFASMAEGLMVAPPQTVGYGDYGEDVEFCADESLWSF